In a single window of the Alosa sapidissima isolate fAloSap1 chromosome 18, fAloSap1.pri, whole genome shotgun sequence genome:
- the txk gene encoding tyrosine-protein kinase TXK, translated as MAHLNHSVRSLFCCCCCAVQTSSHLSVNEGRRFHSGHGNRSEHSRRKLPLPPPEDDNGPRKKVLAMYDFVAREPTDLTLRKGEEYTILHKQDQLWWRAEDKYGNKGFIPSNYVTEKDTIEANLWYCKHITRAQAEQLLQQEGKEGGFIVRDSSQPGNYTVSVYTKAVRKEGDVKHYQIRHSPAGQFFLAERHVFSSIPELIQYHQFNAAGLISRLRYPVGAMGRCEPATSGFSSDKWEINPAELTFMKELGSGQYGVVRLGKWRAQHKVAIKAIREGAMSEDDFIEEAKVMMRLCHPKLVQLYGVCLRERPMCIVTEFMDNGCLLDFLHLHTGSMGKDQLLALCQDACEGMEYLELNNFLHRDLAARNCLVNKSNVVKVCDFGMTRYVLDNQYVSSMGTKFPVKWSPPEVLHFYKYSSKSDVWSYGVLMWEIFTEGRVPFENRTNQEVVEEVTQGNRLYRPHKASPKVYDIMFKCWDAKPQERPSFSELLVNIRELAEES; from the exons ATGGCCCATCTCA ATCATTCTGTGCGGTCATTgttctgttgttgctgttgtgcaGTGCAGACTAG TTCTCACCTGAGTGTAAACGAGGGCAGACGCTTCCACTCAGGACATGGCAACAGA AGCGAGCACTCCCGCCGCAAGCTGCCCCTGCCACCTCCTGAGGACGACAACGGTCCGAGGAAGAAGGTGCTGGCCATGTATGACTTTGTGGCCCGCGAGCCCACTGACCTGACGCTGCGGAAGGGAGAGGAGTACACCATCCTACACAAGCAAGACCAGCTGTGGTGGAGGGCAGAGGACAaatacgg CAATAAGGGTTTCATTCCCAGTAACTATGTGACAGAAAAGGACACAATTGAAGCTAATCT atGGTACTGCAAACACATTACAAGAGCCCAGGCGGAGCAGCTGCTACAGCAAGAG GGTAAAGAGGGGGGATTCATAGTGAGAGACTCCAGTCAGCCCGGAAATTACACGGTGTCAGTGTATACTAAAGCtgtcag GAAGGAGGGAGATGTGAAGCACTACCAGATAAGGCACTCTCCTGCGGGCCAGTTCTTCCTGGCTGAgagacatgttttcagttctATACCTGAGCTCATCCAGTACCACCAGTTCAACGCTGCAG GTCTGATCTCCAGGCTGCGCTACCCTGTGGGGGCGATGGGCCGCTGTGAGCCGGCCACCTCAGGCTTCAGCTCAG ATAAGTGGGAGATTAACCCGGCGGAGCTGACCTTCATGAAGGAGCTGGGCAGTGGGCAGTACGGAGTGGTGCGACTGGGCAAGTGGAGAGCGCAGCACAAAGTGGCCATCAAGGCCATCAGGGAGGGAGCCATGTCTGAGGACGACTTCATCGAGGAGGCCAAGGTCATGAT gagacTGTGTCACCCTAAGCTGGTGCAGCTGTACGGTGTGTGTCTGCGGGAGCGGCCGATGTGTATCGTGACAGAGTTCATGGACAACGGCTGCCTGCTTGACTTCCTGCACCTCCACACGGGCAGCATGGGTAAAGACCAGCTGCTGGCTCTGTGCCAGGATGCTTGTGAGGGGATGGAGTACCTGGAGCTCAACAACTTCTTACACCGAGAcctg GCTGCACGCAACTGTCTAGTGAACAAGAGCAACGTGGTGAAAGTCTGTGACTTTGGCATGACCAG ATATGTTCTAGACAATCAGTACGTCAGCTCCATGGGTACCAAGTTCCCAGTGAAGTGGTCTCCCCCTGAGGTTCTGCACTTTTATAAGTACAGCAGCAAGTCTGATGTCTGGTCCTACG GTGTGTTGATGTGGGAAATTTTCACAGAGGGGCGGGTCCCATTTGAGAACCGGACCAATcaagaggtggtggaggaggtcacCCAGGGCAATCGTCTGTACCGCCCACACAAGGCCTCGCCGAAGGTCTATGATATTATGTTCAAATGCTGGGATGCG AAGCCACAAGAACGTCCATCTTTCTCTGAACTGCTAGTTAACATCCGAGAAC
- the tec gene encoding tyrosine-protein kinase Tec: MRESVCVCVRLSTCVCTMSAAVVLEEMLIKRSQQKKRTSPLNYKERLFVLTKTRLTYYEGRAEKRFKKGCVDIQKIRCVEIVKNGGVAIPCQNKYAFQIVYESNTLYIFAPTNESRNIWVQNIKEEIKHNSLIVPKFHPHFWLEGMWLCCRQAEKLAPGCEEYNLQRDISRKPLPPIPGEESSNEVRRPPPPPPPEDEEQEEESKEEVVIAMYDFTGPESHDLPLIRGEEYTILEKCDVNWYRARNKYGEEGYIPSNYVTEKTSDNLDRFLWFCKNINRAKAEEQLKNEDKEGGFMVRDSSSPGAYTVSLYTRSSGDGLAVVRHYYIKETPGTPTQFYLAERHLFDTIPELIEYHKHNAAGLVARLRYPVGNQGRDAPTTAGFSYDKWEINPAELTFMKELGSGQYGVVRLGKWRAQHKVAIKAIREGAMSEDDFIEEAKVMMRLSHPKLVQLYGVCTQQRPIYIVTEFMELGCLLNFLRQRRGSFSFEDLLSISLDVAQGMAHLEANGFIHRDLAARNCLVNESFVVKVSDFGMARYVLDDQYTSSMGSKFPVKWSPPEVFNFCKYSSKSDVWSYGVLMWEVFTEGKMPFEQNQNHEVVLMVTKGHRLYRPKMATPPIYEVMEQCWKEQPEERPPFSDICVLITEALETDAPST, translated from the exons atgcgtgagagtgtgtgtgtatgcgtgagactgagtacgtgtgtgtgcacgatgAGTGCTGCTGTGGTCCTGGAGGAGATGCTGATCAAGCGCTCGCAGCAGAAGAAGCGCACGTCACCGCTCAACTATAAAGAGCGCCTGTTCGTCCTGACCAAGACCAGGCTCACCTACTACGAGGGCCGAGCCGAG AAGAGATTTAAGAAGGGCTGTGTGGACATACAGAAAATCAGGTGTGTGGAGATCGTGAAGAATGGAGGAGTCGCCATCCCCTGCCAAAACAAATACGCATTCCAG ATTGTTTACGAGTCCAACACTCTCTATATATTTGCCCCAACCAATGAGAGTCGAAACATATGGGTGCAGAACATAAAAGAag aGATCAAGCACAATTCTCTTATTGTGCCAAAGTTCCACCCTCACTTCTGGTTGGAAGGCATGTGGCTTTGTTGTCGGCAGGCTGAGAAACTGGCCCCAGGCTGTGAGGAATATAACCTACAAAGAGaca TCTCAAGGAAACCACTGCCCCCTATTCCTGGTGAAGag TCCTCCAATGAGGTCCGTCgtccaccccctccacctccgCCTGAGGAcgaagagcaggaggaggagtccaAAGAGGAAGTGGTCATCGCCATGTACGACTTCACGGGCCCAGAGAGCCACGACCTCCCACTTATTCGTGGTGAGGAGTACACCATCTTGGAGAAGTGTGATGTCAACTGGTATAGGGCGCGTAACAaatatgg AGAAGAAGGATACATCCCTAGTAACTATGTGACAGAGAAGACGTCAGACAACCTTGACCGGTTTCT ATGGTTCTGCAAGAATATAAACCGTGCCAAGGCTGAGGAGCAGCTCaaaaatgag GATAAGGAGGGAGGCTTCATGGTCAGAGACTCTAGTAGTCCAGGAGCATACACTGTGTCTTTATATACAAGGTCATCAGG ggATGGCCTGGCTGTTGTGAGGCATTACTACATCAAGGAGACACCAGGCACACCTACGCAGTTCTACCTGGCTGAGAGGCACCTGTTTGACACCATCCCTGAACTCATTGAGTATCATAAACACAATGCTGCAG GACTGGTTGCCAGGTTACGTTATCCTGTTGGAAATCAAGGAAGAGACGCTCCAACCACAGCAGGATTCAGCTAcg ATAAGTGGGAGATTAACCCGGCGGAGCTGACCTTCATGAAGGAGCTGGGCAGTGGGCAGTACGGAGTGGTGCGACTGGGCAAGTGGAGAGCGCAGCACAAAGTGGCCATCAAGGCCATCAGGGAGGGAGCCATGTCTGAGGACGACTTCATCGAGGAGGCCAAGGTCATGAT gagaCTCTCCCATCCCAAGCTGGTCCAGCTGTATGGAGTATGTACACAGCAGAGGCCCATCTACATTGTAACAGAGTTCATGGAGCTAGGCTGCCTACTCaactttctcag GCAGCGGCGAGGCAGCTTCAGCTTCGAGGACCTCCTCAGTATCAGTCTAGATGTGGCGCAAGGCATGGCCCACCTAGAGGCCAACGGATTCATCCACAGAGaccta gcggCCAGAAACTGTTTAGTGAATGAGTCGTTCGTAGTGAAGGTGTCCGATTTTGGTATGGCAAG atacGTTCTTGATGATCAGTACACCAGCTCCATGGGTTCTAAGTTCCCTGTCAAGTGGTCTCCCCCAGAGGTTTTCAACTTCTGCAAGTACAGCAGCAAGTCTGATGTCTGGTCCTACG gtgtGTTGATGTGGGAGGTGTTCACAGAGGGGAAGATGCCCTTTGAGCAAAATCAGAACCACGAGGTCGTTCTCATGGTGACCAAAGGTCATCGCCTATACCGACCCAAGATGGCCACACCCCCCATTTATGAGGTCATGGAGCAGTGTTGGAAGGAG CAACCAGAGGAACGTCCACCCTTCTCAGATATCTGCGTATTGATCACTGAGGCGCTGGAGACCGACGCCCCATCAACCTGA